From the Paenibacillus sp. FSL H8-0548 genome, one window contains:
- a CDS encoding S-layer homology domain-containing protein yields MKRSSRFLNGFIIAAMLIGLSPLSAPAQVHAAASDGGTNLTVTTALADVKVNSFQHNQGYATAVTGVPVDLASVSFKANFNDSTSGTINGDQLQWSSASSNISFADGKMTVLSKGVYPVTVQKDGASITMQVVAKDPADSEYVLYEENFDALANGSMPQGWTRKEGSTASKAAVKDGAFEIDALAAPDNPSRVLLPDYLGLFGDYQIEADVTIVAANDNARWDSIMFRIQNNDYPYYHMNVRKGATAANGIEFAQMRSDKTWEVFKTASFSEAIDSSKMYHYMVKAYGNRVQLSINDKLLIDNDGASAYTKGGIGLQANGNKMRVDNIRITVQKDALTGDKVNSLQHDQRYVTAVAGVPVDLASVSFKANFNDSTSGTIKGDQLQWSSVSSNISFADGKMTVLSKGVYLVTVQKDGVSITMQVVAKNSADSEYVLYEENFNSLANGSMPQGWTRKQGSTASKAVVKDGAFEIDALAAPDNPTRVLLPDYLGFFGDYKIEADVTIVTANNNLRWDSIMFRIQNNDYPYYQMAVRQNATAANGIEFAQRKPDNTWEVFETASFSEAINSSKMYRYTVKAHSNRVQLSINNKVLIDSDGASAYTKGQIGLQADGNKMRVDNIRITLQQDALPPMPADRFVQVKEPETKIALAPTVVTELKSAGQLDSLSGPQLPATVFLYVNSQLTVTDPSGQTEIGSLDSVLTAIDTRMIPAFYVKDEQTVDSLVEYLQNVGLEDADIISDNGALVKRAREAYPIIRGIVDFTANIDWSVEKLLEIRGHTNVSQAKIILLPQNAASKDNVAYLQKLGMTVWTKEQAVPAEKNLAIHTLITAGTNGIVTDSPLQAIDAMKLYSNQTTLVRKPYIVGHRGMPSTSPENTIVGNVLAIEAGAELIETDVYLSKDGHPVILHDGSLERTTNGTGFIENYTLEQIKQLNANKQFPLEFHNVQIPTLEEQIDLARQSGLVIQVEVKTSNPAVIEAIVKLIKEKHAEDLITVISFDSNQIKRMNEQMPELTTELIVGSGISRTWDVNRAVRQTLLTVQNLNAVYNANFTLLTQDYMEAAKHRGLTIAPWTFNNRNDLIQFFMYGTWGLTTDYAYWASDWTASIKPGQEKYTLSENQSVDVSAEIQTYKGALTTISPEIVLLDGQDIVEVNGSTITAKQSGTAHALLRYTTTIDAGNQYDLYTQPVSFTVEAAVINVPVAGVILDKTEVTLTEGEQASLIATAAPEDATNKAVTWSSDNENVATVDANGLLTAVKAGTANITVTTVDGGLTATAAVTVEAAVSKPGDVTNVKVVPGDQQLAFTWEDPADITQVKFVVSGGTDTVVYTVDQGVESSVVTDLANGTEYNIHLSTIDADGNESDGFSVKGTPKAASQVDTTSPREVTGQKVIVSDQKLILSWTDPTDSDLDSIKISGHGDTETADVFVDKGVETYTFEGLRNRTQYEFLITTLDTHGNESSGIVVVGTPRANDDGNTSSGGSGSTGNTSDGAEVNDNGQVSVKPTLNANGKAAAKLGAGTMKSALEKATGDTLQIKVEAAANRNELEIELPVDELLSNGSASINTIEVDTGFATVTVSTKLISRSSEAAKNVTISVAKADVSRLPAETQDQLKDAVVYDFNLAVDGKKVSEFDGRSDVQVAVPYELQPGEHPNKVVIYYISDNGELKVVTNGKYNAETGNVEFKPKHSGKYAAAYVEASFKDVTKAWAKDSIEALAARGIVSGMGEGQFKPDGKVTRAEFITMLMNVFGLTDANATTTLSDVKAGAWYYDQVATAYQLGIVSGRPNGSFGVHEEITRQDMAVMAYQAANHVQLQLSGSASEAFTDRLAISDYAQKAVAAMQAEGIINGMGNGEFAPKQQATRAQAAVIIHAILDRM; encoded by the coding sequence ATGAAAAGGTCTTCGCGTTTTTTGAACGGTTTTATTATTGCGGCTATGTTAATCGGGCTATCTCCGCTATCGGCCCCTGCACAGGTACATGCTGCGGCTAGCGATGGAGGGACGAACCTGACCGTCACGACTGCTCTCGCGGACGTTAAGGTGAACAGCTTCCAGCACAATCAGGGATATGCAACAGCGGTCACCGGCGTGCCGGTCGATCTCGCTTCGGTCAGCTTCAAGGCTAATTTCAACGATTCCACGTCTGGCACGATCAACGGCGACCAGCTGCAGTGGAGCTCAGCAAGCAGCAATATTTCCTTTGCGGACGGCAAGATGACAGTCCTTAGTAAAGGCGTGTACCCGGTCACCGTGCAAAAGGATGGAGCTTCCATCACTATGCAGGTCGTGGCGAAGGATCCGGCGGATAGCGAATATGTGCTGTACGAAGAGAACTTTGACGCGCTTGCAAACGGCTCCATGCCGCAGGGCTGGACGAGAAAGGAAGGCTCGACGGCAAGCAAAGCCGCCGTGAAGGATGGCGCTTTTGAAATCGATGCTCTCGCTGCGCCGGACAACCCTTCCCGCGTGCTGCTGCCCGATTATTTGGGGCTTTTCGGGGACTACCAAATTGAAGCGGATGTCACGATTGTGGCGGCGAACGATAACGCACGATGGGATTCTATTATGTTCCGCATTCAAAACAACGACTATCCGTATTATCATATGAATGTCAGGAAGGGTGCTACGGCGGCAAACGGCATTGAATTTGCCCAGATGAGGTCGGACAAAACTTGGGAAGTGTTTAAAACCGCCTCGTTCAGCGAAGCGATTGACAGCAGCAAAATGTATCACTATATGGTGAAAGCTTACGGTAATCGGGTTCAATTATCAATCAACGACAAGCTGTTGATCGATAACGATGGGGCTTCCGCCTATACCAAGGGAGGAATAGGATTGCAGGCCAACGGCAACAAAATGCGCGTGGACAATATCCGCATCACGGTGCAGAAGGATGCTCTTACGGGCGACAAAGTGAATAGTCTCCAGCACGATCAGAGATATGTAACAGCGGTCGCCGGCGTGCCGGTCGATCTCGCTTCGGTCAGCTTCAAGGCTAATTTCAATGATTCCACGTCTGGCACGATCAAAGGCGATCAGTTGCAATGGAGCTCAGTTAGCAGCAATATTTCCTTTGCGGACGGCAAGATGACGGTCCTTAGTAAAGGCGTTTACCTGGTCACTGTGCAAAAGGATGGAGTTTCCATCACTATGCAGGTCGTGGCTAAGAATTCAGCCGATAGTGAATATGTGCTGTACGAAGAGAACTTTAACTCGCTTGCCAACGGCTCCATGCCGCAGGGTTGGACGAGAAAGCAAGGATCGACAGCAAGCAAAGCTGTTGTGAAGGATGGCGCTTTCGAAATCGATGCTCTCGCTGCGCCGGACAACCCTACCCGCGTGCTGCTGCCCGATTATTTGGGATTTTTCGGAGACTACAAAATCGAAGCGGATGTCACGATTGTGACGGCGAACAACAACTTACGATGGGATTCCATTATGTTCCGCATTCAAAACAACGACTATCCGTATTATCAAATGGCTGTCAGGCAGAATGCCACGGCGGCAAACGGTATTGAATTCGCCCAGCGAAAGCCGGACAACACCTGGGAAGTGTTTGAAACCGCCTCGTTCAGCGAAGCGATTAACAGCAGTAAAATGTATCGCTACACAGTGAAAGCTCACAGTAATCGGGTTCAATTGTCGATCAACAACAAGGTGCTGATCGATTCCGATGGGGCTTCCGCCTATACCAAGGGACAAATAGGCTTGCAGGCCGATGGCAACAAAATGCGGGTGGACAATATCCGCATCACGCTGCAGCAGGACGCCCTGCCTCCGATGCCGGCGGACCGGTTCGTGCAGGTCAAGGAGCCGGAGACGAAGATCGCGCTTGCACCGACAGTGGTGACCGAGCTGAAAAGCGCCGGGCAATTGGATTCGCTCTCCGGACCTCAGCTTCCGGCGACAGTGTTCCTGTATGTGAATAGCCAATTAACGGTCACTGACCCTTCCGGTCAGACGGAAATCGGTAGCCTGGATTCCGTGCTTACGGCAATCGACACCAGGATGATACCGGCCTTCTATGTCAAGGACGAGCAGACGGTTGACTCGTTGGTCGAATATTTGCAAAACGTGGGCCTGGAAGATGCGGATATCATCTCCGACAACGGTGCGCTTGTGAAAAGGGCGCGTGAGGCTTATCCGATCATTCGCGGAATCGTTGACTTTACCGCCAATATCGATTGGTCCGTAGAGAAGCTTCTGGAAATCCGCGGACATACGAACGTCAGTCAGGCTAAAATCATACTGCTGCCGCAGAACGCCGCTTCCAAGGACAACGTTGCTTATCTGCAGAAGCTCGGAATGACCGTATGGACCAAGGAGCAGGCTGTCCCGGCCGAGAAAAATTTGGCCATCCATACGCTGATCACCGCGGGGACGAACGGCATCGTAACGGATTCGCCGCTTCAAGCGATCGACGCCATGAAGCTTTATTCGAATCAGACGACGCTTGTTCGCAAGCCGTATATTGTCGGCCATAGAGGAATGCCTTCCACATCGCCCGAGAATACAATCGTGGGCAATGTTCTGGCTATTGAAGCGGGCGCCGAACTTATCGAGACTGACGTGTATCTTTCCAAAGACGGCCATCCGGTCATTCTGCATGATGGCTCGCTGGAGCGCACGACAAACGGAACCGGATTTATCGAGAATTATACGCTGGAGCAAATCAAGCAGTTAAATGCAAACAAGCAGTTTCCGTTAGAGTTTCACAATGTCCAAATTCCGACACTGGAAGAGCAAATCGACCTCGCGAGACAATCGGGTCTAGTTATTCAGGTCGAAGTCAAAACGAGCAACCCTGCCGTCATCGAAGCCATCGTTAAGCTGATCAAGGAGAAGCATGCCGAGGATCTGATCACTGTGATTTCGTTTGACAGCAATCAAATCAAAAGAATGAACGAACAGATGCCCGAGCTAACTACCGAATTGATTGTCGGTTCCGGCATCAGCAGAACTTGGGATGTGAATCGGGCCGTGCGTCAGACGCTGCTTACCGTTCAAAATCTTAATGCGGTTTACAATGCGAACTTTACGCTGCTCACTCAGGACTACATGGAAGCCGCAAAGCACCGCGGTCTCACGATCGCGCCGTGGACGTTCAATAACCGCAACGATTTGATCCAATTCTTCATGTACGGCACTTGGGGGTTGACAACTGACTATGCGTATTGGGCTTCCGATTGGACCGCCTCGATCAAGCCGGGCCAAGAGAAGTACACGCTGTCGGAGAACCAAAGCGTCGACGTATCTGCTGAAATTCAAACCTATAAGGGGGCTCTAACGACTATATCGCCCGAGATCGTTCTGCTGGACGGTCAGGACATCGTAGAAGTGAATGGCAGCACGATCACGGCTAAGCAGTCGGGCACGGCGCATGCGCTGCTGCGCTACACAACGACGATTGACGCAGGCAATCAGTACGACCTTTATACGCAGCCTGTTTCTTTTACCGTAGAAGCAGCAGTTATTAATGTACCCGTTGCAGGTGTAATTTTAGACAAAACTGAAGTTACATTGACAGAAGGCGAGCAAGCCTCGTTAATTGCAACCGCTGCACCAGAGGATGCAACGAATAAGGCAGTGACATGGAGCTCCGACAATGAGAATGTAGCAACAGTGGATGCTAACGGCTTATTAACCGCAGTAAAAGCAGGAACAGCAAACATCACGGTTACAACGGTAGATGGAGGCTTAACAGCAACAGCAGCTGTGACGGTAGAAGCGGCGGTATCAAAACCAGGTGATGTTACAAACGTTAAAGTCGTGCCTGGAGATCAGCAATTAGCTTTTACCTGGGAGGATCCAGCGGATATCACACAAGTGAAGTTTGTGGTTAGCGGGGGAACCGACACTGTGGTTTATACTGTGGATCAAGGTGTAGAAAGCTCTGTGGTAACAGACCTTGCCAATGGTACGGAATATAACATTCACCTTAGCACCATCGATGCTGATGGAAACGAATCTGACGGTTTCAGCGTAAAGGGAACACCAAAGGCAGCATCGCAGGTGGATACAACATCTCCGAGAGAGGTAACAGGACAAAAAGTGATTGTTAGCGACCAGAAGCTTATCTTAAGCTGGACTGACCCAACAGATAGCGATTTAGACTCCATTAAAATTAGCGGTCATGGTGACACGGAGACAGCAGATGTGTTTGTAGACAAAGGTGTTGAAACCTATACCTTTGAAGGATTAAGAAACAGAACACAATATGAGTTCCTGATTACCACCTTAGACACACATGGCAATGAATCTTCTGGTATTGTAGTGGTAGGTACACCAAGAGCAAACGATGACGGCAATACATCATCCGGTGGATCAGGTTCCACTGGAAACACATCAGACGGTGCAGAGGTTAATGACAACGGCCAAGTGAGCGTTAAACCAACGTTAAATGCCAATGGTAAAGCAGCAGCTAAGCTGGGCGCTGGAACGATGAAGAGTGCACTTGAAAAAGCCACAGGCGACACGCTTCAAATTAAAGTAGAAGCTGCTGCGAATAGGAATGAACTAGAAATTGAGCTTCCAGTAGATGAGCTATTAAGCAATGGAAGTGCTTCGATCAACACCATCGAGGTCGATACAGGTTTTGCTACCGTAACGGTATCCACTAAGTTGATTTCTAGAAGTTCCGAAGCGGCGAAGAATGTGACGATTTCTGTAGCTAAAGCCGATGTCTCCCGTTTACCAGCTGAGACACAAGATCAATTGAAGGATGCTGTAGTGTATGACTTCAACCTAGCAGTTGACGGAAAGAAGGTCAGCGAGTTTGATGGTCGAAGTGACGTGCAAGTGGCTGTACCATACGAGCTTCAACCAGGTGAGCATCCGAATAAGGTTGTCATTTATTACATCAGCGACAACGGGGAGCTAAAGGTTGTAACGAATGGTAAGTACAATGCAGAAACAGGCAACGTAGAATTCAAGCCTAAACACTCCGGTAAGTATGCAGCAGCCTATGTGGAAGCAAGCTTTAAAGATGTAACGAAAGCATGGGCGAAGGATTCAATCGAAGCATTAGCGGCAAGAGGCATTGTCAGTGGAATGGGCGAAGGACAGTTCAAGCCAGACGGTAAAGTGACAAGAGCTGAATTTATTACGATGCTGATGAATGTATTCGGTCTAACGGATGCCAATGCAACAACAACGCTTTCCGACGTTAAGGCAGGGGCATGGTACTATGATCAAGTTGCAACAGCCTACCAGCTGGGCATCGTGAGTGGAAGACCCAATGGAA